A window from Anomalospiza imberbis isolate Cuckoo-Finch-1a 21T00152 unplaced genomic scaffold, ASM3175350v1 scaffold_44, whole genome shotgun sequence encodes these proteins:
- the LOC137466819 gene encoding serine/threonine-protein kinase pim-1-like, whose translation MGVAALAASEPRERPGATSGNGWRAVFWLRLARALGWPRLGPRPRTKPLPRFRPQPPRCRPAPAPAPTASPAASPLRAPPLLGLAAGPEPPQPGAARQAAARRAVGFPGQKSGSAVPPARAEKPALEQLYREGPLLGSGGCGSVYSGTRLADGAPVAIKRVRRDRISEWARLHNGALVPMELALLWMVSCPGFRGVVRLLDWFELLDGFALVMERPQRCQDLWDFLAGRGFLTEPVARGLFRQVLEAVRHCTSRGVLHRDIKAENVLVDLATGEAKLIDFGCGTILQDTFYTWMSGTPEYCPPEWILFGCYHGQPATIWSLGILLYDLVCGDLPFHTNRDIVQGQLFFPPRVSQECQHLIRWCLSMEPADRPSLEDLFEHYWLQEPCLAQETAEIHPSAQ comes from the exons GCTCCGCCTGGCGCGGGCTCTGGGCTGGCCCCGGCTGGGGCCCCGGCCCCGAACCAAGCCCCTCCCGCGGTTccgcccgcagccgccccgctgccgccccgcgcccgccccggccccgacagcgtcGCCAGCAGCTTCCCCgctccgagctccgccgctgCTCGGCTtggccgccggccccgagccgccgcagCCCGGGGCGGCTCGGCAAGCAGCAGCGCGCCGGGCGGTCGGGTTCCCGGGGCAGAAGAGCGGGAGCGCGGTGCCGCCCGCACGGGCGGAGAagcctgccctggagcagctctaccGGGAGGGCCCGCTGCTGGGGAGCGGCGGCTGCGGCAGCGTTTACTCTGGGACCCGGCTTGCCGACGGCGCCCCG gtggccatcaagcgAGTGCGCCGGGATCGCATCTCGGAGTGGGCGcggctg CACAACGGCGCCCttgtgcccatggagctggcGCTGCTGTGGATGGTGTCGTGCCCTGGCTTCCGCGGCGTCGTGCGGCTCCTGGACTGGTTCGAGCTGCTCGACGGCTTCGCGCTGGTCATGGAGCGTCCGCAGCGCTGTCAGGACCTCTGGGACTTCCTGGCCGGGCGGGGGTTCCTGACGGAGCCCgtggcgcgggggctgttccgccaggtgctggaggccgtgcggcactgcaccagccgCGGCGTCCTGCACCGCGACATCAAGGCCGAGAACGTCCTCGTCGACCTTGCCACGGGCGAGGCCAAGCTCATCGACTTCGGCTGCGGCACAATCCTCCAGGACACGTTCTACACCTGGATGTCAG GAACGCCGGAGTACTGCCCACCGGAGTGGATCCTCTTTGGCTGCTACCATGGCCAGCCAGccaccatctggtccctgggcatcctccTTTATGACCTGGTCTGCGGGGACCTTCCTTTCCATACAAACAGGGACATCGTCCAGGGCCAGCTCTTCTTCCCACCCCGGGTGTCTCAAG aGTGCCAGCACCTCATCAGGTGGTGTTTATCCATGGAACCCGCAGACAGGCCATCACTGGAAGACCTTTTTGAGCATTAttggctgcaggagccctgcctggcccaggagacagcagagatccatccctctgctcagtaG